Proteins encoded in a region of the Scrofimicrobium sp. R131 genome:
- a CDS encoding helix-turn-helix domain-containing protein, with protein sequence MKESNKNEVIVRSIIEEGLSHVEAAQRFNVPTRWIRTLLIRYHSEGLAGLQPRSRRTHTNPS encoded by the coding sequence ATGAAAGAGTCAAACAAGAACGAAGTCATTGTCCGTTCCATCATCGAAGAAGGCCTGTCCCACGTTGAAGCAGCCCAACGGTTCAACGTACCTACCCGGTGGATACGAACCCTCCTCATCCGCTACCACAGCGAAGGACTAGCCGGCCTGCAACCCCGCTCTCGGCGCACACACACCAACCCGTCCTGA
- a CDS encoding TetR family transcriptional regulator, with the protein MRATESSPTRKRPTGRRLGDSGTRDAILDAARDLFAEHGFEGASLRAIAHQAGVDAGLIRHFFGDKERLFISTVADRTEIPTRMAAALAGPVEGLGTRVTDAYLCLWEEEETKPILLALLRSAMTSERATELLIETLGGRMRETAALPALSQTTAPRFALASAHLFGVAVARNVLRLPVLVDLPHDELVGQLAPTIQRYLTGESA; encoded by the coding sequence ATGCGAGCAACTGAGTCATCCCCCACCCGAAAGCGCCCCACCGGCCGTCGTCTTGGCGACAGCGGCACCCGGGACGCGATCCTCGATGCGGCCCGCGACCTCTTCGCTGAGCACGGTTTCGAGGGGGCGTCCCTGCGGGCCATCGCTCACCAGGCGGGGGTGGATGCGGGCCTGATCCGGCATTTTTTCGGTGACAAAGAGCGGCTCTTCATTAGCACTGTGGCGGATCGAACAGAGATCCCAACCCGGATGGCAGCAGCTTTAGCCGGGCCGGTAGAGGGTCTGGGCACCCGTGTCACCGACGCCTACCTCTGCCTGTGGGAGGAGGAGGAAACCAAGCCCATCCTATTGGCGCTGCTTCGCTCAGCGATGACCTCGGAGCGCGCCACTGAGCTACTGATTGAGACCCTGGGGGGACGGATGCGTGAAACCGCAGCGCTGCCCGCGCTCAGTCAAACCACTGCTCCGAGATTTGCGTTGGCTTCGGCGCACCTGTTTGGAGTCGCGGTAGCGCGAAACGTCCTGCGCTTGCCGGTACTGGTAGACCTGCCACATGACGAACTGGTCGGGCAGTTGGCCCCCACCATTCAGCGATACCTGACTGGCGAATCTGCCTAG
- a CDS encoding ABC transporter permease — translation MSALTGTAPLLRVSLKHEGRNFAPWVLIVTVLSASSALVYPWVFPDAADRAGLAVAVGANPALGLIFGPAFDLQTTDGFNAWRSLGIGGLLVALGAIFTVVKATRGQEDSGQAELLASGVLGRSSRLLTGVSLALIGSTVAGIVSGLVTVLCGGGWTASLLLCATFAATGWMFAGVAAVAAQLGSDARTANSMAVGFLGVLFVLRGFAYSMDADPWAIWANPLGWMTET, via the coding sequence ATGAGCGCGCTGACCGGGACCGCGCCGCTGCTGCGCGTTTCGCTGAAACATGAGGGGCGAAACTTCGCCCCCTGGGTCCTAATCGTCACCGTCCTCTCGGCTTCCTCTGCCCTGGTTTACCCCTGGGTGTTTCCCGACGCGGCGGATCGGGCCGGCCTGGCGGTTGCAGTTGGTGCCAACCCTGCCTTAGGGCTGATCTTTGGTCCAGCCTTCGATCTGCAGACTACGGATGGGTTCAACGCGTGGCGCTCGCTCGGCATCGGCGGGTTGCTGGTCGCCCTTGGCGCCATCTTCACGGTGGTGAAGGCAACCCGGGGACAGGAGGACTCCGGGCAGGCCGAGCTGTTGGCATCCGGGGTGTTGGGCCGATCCAGTCGTCTGCTCACGGGAGTGTCTCTGGCGCTGATCGGCTCCACGGTGGCGGGGATCGTTTCGGGGCTGGTTACGGTCCTGTGTGGTGGAGGGTGGACCGCTTCGCTGTTGCTTTGTGCGACCTTCGCGGCCACCGGGTGGATGTTCGCCGGGGTGGCGGCGGTTGCCGCTCAACTGGGGAGCGACGCCCGCACGGCCAACTCGATGGCCGTTGGGTTCCTCGGCGTCCTCTTTGTCCTCCGGGGGTTTGCCTATTCCATGGATGCGGACCCCTGGGCCATCTGGGCCAACCCGCTCGGCTGGATGACTGAGACTTGA
- a CDS encoding ABC transporter ATP-binding protein has translation MIEVHGLWKSFGKFPALNGLDLTVERGQVYGFLGPNGAGKSTTIRVLLGLLKADKGTATVLGQDPWREVVELHRRIAYVPGDVSLWPGMTGGEAIDLLGSLRGGLDEQRRAELIERFELDPTKRGRQYSKGNRQKVAIIAALSSNAELLILDEPTSGLDPLMEKVFQEVIHEAQQRGSSVLLSSHILAEVETPADRLSIIRDGKIVETGTLTELRGQARTSIHATLERVPSLAELASLHDVHLDGDRLSAQADADRVGEAVTLLAQYGLAWLTVEPPSLESLFLRLYENEGDEAGQR, from the coding sequence GTGATCGAGGTGCATGGTCTGTGGAAATCCTTCGGGAAGTTTCCGGCTCTGAACGGCCTGGACCTCACGGTCGAGCGCGGCCAGGTGTACGGCTTCTTGGGTCCAAACGGGGCCGGCAAATCTACGACGATCCGGGTCCTGCTCGGCCTGCTCAAAGCGGACAAGGGCACGGCCACAGTCCTTGGACAGGACCCTTGGCGAGAGGTGGTGGAGCTGCACCGCCGGATTGCCTACGTGCCCGGGGATGTCTCCCTCTGGCCGGGGATGACCGGGGGCGAGGCGATTGACCTGCTCGGATCGCTCCGAGGGGGCCTGGATGAGCAGCGCCGGGCGGAGCTGATCGAGCGTTTTGAGTTGGACCCGACCAAGCGGGGACGCCAGTACTCCAAAGGGAATCGGCAAAAGGTGGCCATCATTGCCGCGTTGTCTTCGAACGCGGAGTTGCTGATTTTGGACGAGCCGACCTCGGGCTTGGACCCGCTGATGGAGAAGGTGTTCCAGGAGGTCATCCACGAGGCGCAGCAGCGGGGGAGCAGCGTCCTACTCTCCAGCCACATTCTGGCCGAGGTGGAAACACCGGCCGATCGCCTCTCGATCATCCGGGACGGCAAGATTGTCGAGACCGGGACCCTGACGGAACTTCGAGGGCAGGCCCGTACCTCCATCCACGCCACCCTCGAGCGTGTGCCATCGCTCGCCGAGCTTGCCTCCCTGCACGACGTGCACCTCGATGGGGACCGGTTGAGTGCCCAGGCTGACGCTGACCGGGTGGGCGAGGCGGTCACGCTGCTGGCTCAGTACGGACTGGCTTGGCTTACCGTTGAGCCCCCGTCGTTGGAATCGCTGTTCTTGCGCCTGTATGAGAACGAGGGCGACGAGGCAGGGCAGCGATGA
- a CDS encoding Nramp family divalent metal transporter translates to MTERNEAPAVSKPVPSDLSDPYVLDPADIKEPPTGWRGSWAFFGPGFITSAAVVGSGELITATILGAKVGLILLWLVLVSTFIKVAVQIELARWSISTGRTSMDGYNDVPPKIFGRGWISYIGLLMFIQIVIGQGGVLGTGALAMSMLMPVGGDPFSTLSIATWLIIIVVIAIAVQLTNRYSVIERVSTVLVAIVTLIVVGLAIGIEFTPLAWTASQMGEGLTFQIAAGTMGVALAMFGMTGVGAGEVTAYSYWCVEKGYARYTGPNDGSDEWAKRANGWISVMKKDAFLAWIVYTAATAAFYILGAAVLYPQGLEPEGNEVLEVLSRMFTDVMGGWSKYVFLFGAGIALIKTILANIPGFARQVSNTLAIFGAFQWTDLRKRNLWLRSLMVILPIIWALFYFFIQSPVQMIILAGIGNALFLLAVVVAVLYLRRTQTDPRIKDGPVFTAYLLFSSVAVFAVGLIALLDQFGIKLA, encoded by the coding sequence ATGACCGAACGCAATGAAGCGCCGGCAGTCTCAAAGCCGGTCCCAAGTGACCTATCCGATCCCTACGTTCTCGACCCTGCTGATATCAAAGAGCCACCCACGGGGTGGCGCGGAAGCTGGGCCTTCTTTGGCCCCGGCTTCATCACCTCCGCCGCCGTAGTCGGTTCCGGCGAACTGATCACCGCCACCATCCTCGGAGCCAAAGTCGGCTTGATTCTCCTTTGGCTGGTCCTGGTCTCAACCTTCATCAAAGTAGCAGTCCAGATCGAGCTGGCTCGATGGTCGATCTCAACCGGCCGCACATCCATGGACGGCTACAACGACGTCCCTCCGAAGATATTTGGCCGAGGCTGGATCTCTTACATTGGCCTCCTAATGTTCATCCAAATTGTCATCGGCCAAGGTGGCGTACTGGGCACCGGCGCCCTGGCAATGAGCATGTTGATGCCGGTCGGAGGCGACCCCTTCTCCACCCTGTCGATCGCTACCTGGCTCATTATCATCGTGGTGATCGCCATTGCGGTCCAACTGACCAATCGCTACTCCGTGATTGAACGAGTCTCCACCGTCCTGGTGGCGATCGTGACTCTGATCGTCGTTGGACTCGCGATCGGGATCGAGTTCACTCCCCTCGCGTGGACAGCTTCCCAAATGGGCGAAGGCCTCACCTTCCAGATCGCCGCCGGCACCATGGGGGTGGCCCTGGCTATGTTCGGGATGACCGGCGTCGGAGCGGGCGAAGTGACCGCTTACTCCTACTGGTGCGTGGAGAAGGGATACGCGCGCTACACCGGCCCGAACGACGGCTCGGATGAATGGGCCAAGCGAGCCAACGGTTGGATCTCGGTGATGAAAAAGGACGCGTTCCTGGCCTGGATCGTTTACACCGCCGCGACCGCGGCCTTCTACATTCTGGGTGCAGCCGTCCTCTATCCGCAGGGCCTAGAGCCGGAGGGGAACGAGGTACTCGAAGTTCTCTCCCGGATGTTCACAGACGTCATGGGCGGCTGGTCGAAGTACGTCTTCCTGTTCGGCGCCGGCATCGCCCTGATCAAGACAATCTTGGCCAACATTCCGGGATTTGCCCGCCAGGTATCCAACACGCTGGCTATCTTTGGCGCATTCCAGTGGACCGATCTGCGAAAGCGCAACCTGTGGCTCCGGTCGCTGATGGTCATCCTGCCGATCATCTGGGCGCTGTTCTACTTCTTCATTCAGTCCCCCGTCCAAATGATCATCCTGGCCGGCATCGGCAACGCACTGTTCCTGCTGGCCGTAGTCGTCGCAGTGCTGTACCTACGCCGCACTCAAACCGATCCCCGAATCAAGGATGGCCCCGTCTTCACGGCCTACCTGCTCTTCTCTTCGGTTGCAGTCTTCGCGGTTGGCCTAATCGCTCTGCTAGACCAATTTGGGATCAAACTCGCCTGA
- a CDS encoding L-idonate 5-dehydrogenase — MKAVVVHGAHDLRIDEVPDPIPTDDNVVVAMEWGGICGSDVAYVQSGVSGTATLKDPLILGHEGAGRVVHIGQDAAEHLAGSGIEVGSAVTMHPATLVGAGSGLNHRSPQSNLWPRVRYFGSAAFDPHEAGLFSSQRAVRPDQLRAVPAGVTTREAALAEPFGVALHALNRAGDVSGRTVLVNGCGPIGALAVAAARAAGAGQVIAADLSPTSLRIAEEMGADRIIDLSSGEQLPVDVDVAVEASGAPQAWGGVIAAIRRGGTMVQVGNLPLSEVGASLGGLVTREINLRGSYRFVDEITDALALMAQGLDVTPLMTHEVPMDEAERGFELAADRTSGSSKVMIKLA; from the coding sequence ATGAAGGCTGTCGTAGTGCACGGTGCCCACGACCTACGCATAGATGAGGTTCCAGACCCCATTCCTACCGATGACAACGTCGTGGTGGCAATGGAGTGGGGAGGCATCTGCGGCTCTGACGTTGCCTACGTGCAAAGTGGAGTTTCCGGTACTGCCACCCTGAAGGACCCGTTGATTCTAGGACACGAGGGAGCGGGTCGAGTCGTGCACATCGGTCAGGATGCCGCCGAGCACCTAGCGGGTTCCGGGATCGAGGTCGGCAGCGCCGTAACCATGCATCCTGCCACCCTGGTTGGGGCTGGCTCCGGGTTGAATCATCGCAGTCCCCAGTCAAACCTGTGGCCCAGGGTGCGTTACTTTGGCTCGGCGGCGTTCGACCCCCACGAGGCCGGATTGTTCAGCTCTCAGCGAGCCGTTCGCCCCGATCAGCTTCGCGCCGTTCCGGCTGGGGTCACCACCCGCGAGGCAGCATTAGCGGAGCCGTTCGGGGTCGCCCTGCACGCCCTCAATCGGGCTGGGGACGTGTCGGGGCGAACGGTTCTGGTCAACGGCTGTGGGCCGATCGGGGCGTTGGCTGTAGCCGCCGCCCGGGCTGCTGGGGCCGGACAGGTGATCGCAGCAGACCTGTCCCCCACCTCCTTGCGGATTGCCGAGGAGATGGGCGCCGATCGCATAATCGACCTCTCATCGGGTGAACAGTTGCCCGTCGACGTGGACGTAGCGGTCGAGGCTTCTGGTGCTCCGCAGGCCTGGGGCGGTGTCATCGCTGCTATCCGCCGCGGCGGGACGATGGTGCAGGTCGGTAACCTGCCACTCAGCGAGGTCGGCGCTTCCCTGGGCGGATTGGTTACGCGCGAAATCAACCTGCGCGGCTCCTATCGTTTTGTCGACGAGATCACCGATGCACTGGCGTTGATGGCCCAGGGGCTGGACGTGACCCCGCTGATGACCCACGAGGTGCCGATGGACGAGGCGGAGCGCGGCTTTGAATTGGCCGCGGACCGGACCAGCGGGTCCTCGAAAGTGATGATCAAGTTGGCGTGA